From Anaerohalosphaera lusitana, one genomic window encodes:
- a CDS encoding glycosyl hydrolase family 28-related protein, with amino-acid sequence MHRCLIFTLMLMLSIGTLSTASTVWDPASNGITPPDTGDWGVAANWTNGLPSDVTDGKAQFNRTDAAECLVTDSQTCILFVQGDNGPGGVIRVTDGGSITTGANWSAVGYNNTAHTIVETGGTINFGSHLWVGLNAPSVGTLDINGGTVNVAGQIGLGWSSGTGYVNVNAGTLNLDRWDATSSINGDSVLDISNGTVTINGDVVDEANAYASAGKITAFGGDGQIAAEYGTIPGKTTITAVPSDSGAPTPNPATFDLKPVSTGPDTITMTATIGSDDDGPVEYYFDETTGNPGGADSGWITSNTYTNTGLSADTTYTYTVTMRDSYGTEGTASDPQSVSTWSSTTTSIVWDTYAASADWGTASNWSPYISGSPEGNFKCVFNRSGTAEAVVTDVHYFNQLVQGDNGAADAGVIRVKDGGSLNTASGWSGIGYNRKAKMIVEAGGQVNFGGHLWVGQNSGGVGTLDLQGGTVNVKGSFSLGWSGGTGYANIKDGVLNLNQWAGLDAVKGSSHMDIEHGQVVIGGRSQTGVVDEHVKAGRITAFGGTGRIIYDYNITNPGKTTIRAIEGVDGDVNRDGGVNMLDLADLADDWLTADCDSPANFDEWCLVDFHDFASIAANWQTGVATNWHVADTIYMTEDIIVTPYRAENFGIVADGVTDVTDEIQDALIFIDNIGGGTLFLPAGNYKVSGNLTIPGRVMLRGDWQQPQPGSPVVGTVLQAYAGRGDQNAAPFIELSGSSGINGITIWYPEQTPDNIQPYPPTIHGGGNTVENVTFVNSYFAFTTFREGTTARPFVRNVYGTPLKTGIEFDCLADIGRMETVHFSPDYWAGSGLPNAPTAGQHESWIYNNGTGVIVRRIDWSYSCYVTVEGYSIGFALRPSRNDGKVPNGQSYAFDLIDCKTGVHIEASAYAGYQFTRFNIQDAQTGVYLASTSSETDMFHTCTISASGDAILSDGSAKVMIMSCDIQQGPLDINGGYLSVINSSFADTASNDIELAGNVRGASILGNTFIGGAHIADNTAYPVHIDHTPLAVDPLPAYDYRKPATVYQPAKADLFVVTDPPYNAVADGVTDNTAAFQSALTAADANGGGIVFVPGGTYRLEGTLVVPSGVELRGVYDCPHGTSQKGSLLNVYAGRNNANGTPFIQLESGAGIRGLNFHYPEQIYDENDTTNYGMAPYPFLIRGLGSDVYVINIAATIPYQLLDLATYRCDRHYIDYIMSTALKIGIHVGNGSTDGQIHNCQLNPSAFTHQGSYYESIPYGTADDIHKIQWRDATPYLFGHMTGQVLHENFVFGGAKGVHLVNENGNGPSGYCMGMGVDQCTNAMQIDDIGSGGLDMINSQIVTVNSTSGRYLETGASLIDTFRMFSCSGWGSHQYSAVINGGDVRLQLFHLARDGEAGAFAVHNTAQLESLGGDLRDYLGSGRPFLTIDGSASAAFIGNVINTDPSQMPANTSNVTSIGNLRVQ; translated from the coding sequence ATGCATAGATGTTTGATTTTTACACTGATGCTTATGCTGTCGATCGGAACCCTGTCCACCGCCTCCACGGTGTGGGATCCGGCTTCCAACGGTATAACTCCTCCGGATACAGGCGACTGGGGCGTTGCAGCAAACTGGACCAACGGCCTGCCTTCCGACGTAACTGACGGCAAGGCACAGTTCAACCGAACCGATGCCGCCGAATGCCTCGTCACCGATTCCCAAACCTGCATCCTGTTCGTTCAGGGCGACAACGGCCCAGGCGGAGTCATCCGCGTCACTGACGGCGGAAGCATCACCACGGGTGCGAATTGGTCGGCCGTCGGATACAATAACACCGCACATACGATCGTCGAAACTGGCGGTACCATAAACTTCGGTAGTCACCTCTGGGTCGGACTCAATGCACCTTCAGTCGGAACCTTGGACATCAACGGCGGCACGGTCAACGTTGCTGGACAGATCGGACTGGGCTGGTCCAGCGGCACTGGTTATGTCAATGTTAATGCCGGCACGTTAAACCTCGACCGCTGGGACGCAACCAGTTCGATCAATGGAGATTCTGTCCTCGATATCTCCAACGGAACAGTGACGATAAACGGCGACGTCGTGGATGAGGCCAACGCTTACGCTTCCGCCGGAAAAATAACCGCTTTTGGCGGTGACGGCCAGATAGCCGCAGAATACGGCACCATTCCCGGCAAAACCACCATCACGGCCGTTCCAAGTGACAGCGGTGCGCCAACACCCAACCCCGCCACGTTCGATCTCAAGCCAGTTTCAACTGGCCCGGATACGATCACAATGACAGCCACGATCGGCAGTGACGACGACGGCCCGGTCGAATATTATTTCGACGAAACAACCGGCAATCCCGGCGGCGCGGACAGCGGCTGGATTACTTCCAACACCTATACCAATACAGGCTTATCCGCCGATACGACCTATACTTACACGGTAACAATGCGCGACAGCTACGGAACCGAGGGCACTGCCTCCGATCCGCAAAGCGTTTCCACCTGGTCATCAACCACAACAAGCATCGTCTGGGACACTTACGCAGCCTCCGCCGACTGGGGCACAGCGTCAAACTGGTCGCCCTATATTTCCGGAAGTCCCGAAGGCAATTTTAAATGCGTCTTCAACAGATCAGGCACCGCCGAGGCTGTTGTCACCGATGTGCATTATTTCAACCAGCTTGTTCAGGGCGACAATGGCGCCGCCGATGCTGGTGTGATTCGTGTAAAAGACGGCGGAAGCCTCAACACTGCTTCCGGCTGGTCTGGCATCGGATACAATCGCAAGGCAAAAATGATAGTAGAAGCCGGAGGGCAAGTCAACTTTGGCGGTCACCTGTGGGTCGGGCAAAATTCAGGCGGCGTCGGAACGCTTGATCTGCAAGGTGGAACGGTTAATGTGAAAGGCAGTTTTTCCCTCGGCTGGAGCGGCGGTACCGGCTACGCGAATATCAAAGACGGTGTACTCAATCTCAATCAATGGGCAGGCCTGGATGCCGTCAAGGGCAGTTCACACATGGACATCGAACACGGCCAGGTCGTCATAGGCGGCAGAAGTCAGACAGGCGTAGTAGATGAGCACGTCAAGGCCGGCAGAATTACAGCCTTCGGCGGCACCGGCCGGATCATTTATGACTACAACATTACAAACCCCGGCAAAACGACCATCCGCGCCATCGAAGGCGTCGACGGCGATGTCAACAGGGACGGCGGAGTCAACATGCTCGACCTGGCCGACCTTGCCGACGACTGGCTCACTGCCGACTGCGACAGCCCCGCCAATTTCGATGAATGGTGCCTTGTCGATTTCCATGATTTCGCATCGATCGCTGCCAACTGGCAAACCGGCGTTGCGACAAACTGGCACGTCGCTGACACAATATACATGACCGAAGACATCATCGTGACGCCATATCGGGCCGAAAACTTTGGCATCGTGGCCGACGGCGTGACAGATGTGACCGATGAAATTCAGGACGCACTGATCTTCATCGATAACATAGGCGGCGGCACACTCTTCTTACCGGCCGGCAACTACAAGGTCAGCGGCAACCTGACGATTCCCGGACGCGTCATGCTTCGCGGTGACTGGCAGCAGCCCCAGCCCGGCAGCCCCGTCGTAGGCACAGTTCTGCAGGCCTACGCAGGACGTGGCGACCAAAACGCCGCACCATTCATCGAACTGAGCGGCAGCTCGGGCATCAACGGCATCACGATCTGGTATCCCGAACAGACGCCCGATAACATTCAGCCATATCCGCCCACCATACACGGCGGAGGCAACACCGTCGAAAACGTCACTTTCGTAAACTCGTACTTTGCATTTACCACCTTCCGTGAAGGCACCACCGCAAGACCCTTCGTACGCAACGTCTATGGCACACCCCTCAAGACGGGTATCGAATTTGACTGCCTCGCGGATATCGGCAGGATGGAAACCGTCCATTTCTCGCCTGATTACTGGGCCGGATCGGGCCTTCCCAACGCACCGACCGCGGGCCAGCACGAATCATGGATCTACAACAATGGCACAGGCGTGATCGTTCGCCGCATCGACTGGTCGTATTCCTGCTACGTCACGGTCGAAGGTTACAGCATCGGTTTCGCACTTCGCCCGTCCCGCAACGACGGCAAGGTCCCGAACGGCCAATCTTACGCTTTCGACCTGATCGACTGCAAGACCGGCGTCCACATCGAGGCCAGCGCATACGCAGGTTACCAGTTCACCCGCTTCAATATCCAGGACGCACAGACCGGTGTCTACCTGGCATCGACCTCAAGCGAGACGGACATGTTCCACACCTGCACCATCAGCGCCTCCGGCGACGCGATCCTCAGCGATGGATCCGCAAAGGTGATGATAATGTCCTGTGACATCCAGCAGGGCCCCCTCGACATAAACGGCGGTTACCTGTCCGTGATCAACTCCAGCTTCGCCGATACAGCCTCAAACGATATCGAACTTGCCGGCAACGTTCGCGGAGCTTCCATCCTTGGCAATACATTCATCGGCGGCGCCCATATCGCCGACAACACAGCCTATCCGGTCCACATCGACCATACGCCTCTCGCGGTTGATCCGCTGCCTGCTTACGACTACCGCAAACCCGCTACTGTTTATCAACCCGCAAAAGCTGACCTGTTCGTCGTGACGGACCCACCTTACAACGCTGTCGCTGATGGCGTCACCGATAACACTGCCGCTTTCCAGTCTGCCCTCACAGCGGCCGATGCGAACGGCGGCGGAATCGTCTTCGTGCCCGGCGGCACATACCGCCTCGAAGGCACCTTGGTCGTCCCCTCCGGCGTTGAACTGAGAGGCGTCTATGACTGCCCCCACGGCACCAGCCAGAAGGGTAGCTTGCTGAACGTCTACGCCGGCCGCAACAACGCCAATGGCACGCCGTTCATCCAGCTCGAATCTGGCGCTGGCATCCGTGGCCTGAACTTCCATTACCCCGAGCAGATCTACGATGAAAACGATACCACCAACTACGGCATGGCACCATACCCCTTCCTCATACGGGGCCTTGGCTCGGATGTCTACGTGATCAACATCGCCGCCACGATTCCCTACCAGCTTCTCGACCTGGCGACCTACCGATGCGACCGACACTATATCGATTACATCATGTCCACCGCATTGAAGATCGGAATCCACGTCGGCAATGGTTCGACGGACGGCCAGATCCACAACTGTCAACTGAACCCATCCGCCTTCACGCACCAGGGATCCTACTACGAAAGCATCCCATACGGCACAGCGGATGATATCCATAAGATTCAGTGGCGGGATGCAACCCCATATCTGTTCGGCCATATGACCGGCCAGGTCCTGCATGAAAACTTCGTCTTCGGCGGTGCCAAAGGCGTCCATCTTGTCAATGAGAACGGTAACGGCCCGTCCGGCTACTGCATGGGAATGGGCGTCGACCAGTGCACCAACGCCATGCAGATCGACGACATCGGAAGCGGCGGACTTGACATGATCAATTCTCAGATCGTAACCGTAAACAGCACCTCCGGACGCTATCTCGAAACAGGCGCTTCGCTGATTGATACTTTCAGAATGTTCAGTTGCTCCGGTTGGGGCAGCCACCAGTACAGCGCGGTCATCAACGGCGGCGACGTACGGCTGCAGCTCTTCCACCTGGCACGCGATGGTGAAGCCGGTGCGTTCGCAGTACACAACACCGCCCAACTGGAAAGTCTCGGCGGCGACCTCAGAGATTACCTCGGTTCAGGCCGACCGTTCCTGACGATCGACGGTTCCGCATCTGCCGCATTCATCGGAAACGTAATCAATACCGACCCATCACAGATGCCGGCCAACACATCCAATGTGACCAGCATCGGCAATCTAAGGGTGCAGTAA
- a CDS encoding PKD domain-containing protein: MAVILLMAGMSPATTVWNAVDATDIADGYANWGDADNWTAGLPGTEGSGLDDKAVFNVPAAVEARVTDAQTLKDLVMGDGGSATVPEENLVRIMDGGVLTTEGNWMAVGYNHPAKLVVENGGVYNHAGHFWWGMKAGAEAVIEINGGTVTNGGDFSLGGYPNPEGGIATVNLNAGLLSIDHWSDGKGVHDGSVMDIKFGTFEIFDDGDQTYWASEYIAADRIIGFGGLSTPVVVYENNVTTITAPDPLNRNPVYTEVAPDSALELTWTNLDPVAPAIDVWVDVRFGTSPDMTANSQIVTQGLNDTSATVDVSSVTEPTTYYWQVNSYVYGDPSVVDYNDPNTAAEIVEGEVTPFIVTPNVPPTVAITTPPTATWINEPIDLQIELVDDTPSEVTYLWTSDDPNAIFEPSNTVAEPTVKVDYHSGPFTVTVTVDDGFNDTDSASVTHDCAESPCQAATAVINLDEQYVGDIVTDCKIDLADFAALASGWLADFALDGPTPIPQEE; the protein is encoded by the coding sequence TTGGCAGTAATCTTGCTGATGGCCGGCATGTCGCCTGCTACTACGGTGTGGAATGCTGTTGACGCGACTGACATTGCCGACGGTTATGCCAACTGGGGCGACGCTGACAACTGGACAGCCGGCTTGCCGGGTACCGAGGGTTCGGGCCTGGATGATAAGGCCGTATTTAATGTTCCCGCCGCCGTGGAAGCTCGCGTGACCGATGCCCAGACTCTTAAGGACCTGGTCATGGGCGACGGCGGAAGTGCAACCGTTCCCGAAGAAAACCTTGTTCGCATTATGGATGGTGGAGTCCTCACCACCGAAGGCAACTGGATGGCCGTTGGATATAACCATCCCGCCAAGCTGGTCGTTGAAAACGGCGGCGTTTACAACCATGCCGGTCACTTCTGGTGGGGCATGAAAGCCGGCGCTGAGGCTGTCATCGAGATCAATGGCGGAACCGTTACCAACGGTGGAGACTTCAGCTTGGGAGGATACCCTAATCCCGAAGGCGGTATAGCCACGGTGAATCTCAATGCGGGTCTTCTTAGCATTGACCACTGGAGTGACGGCAAGGGCGTTCATGACGGTTCGGTAATGGACATCAAATTCGGTACGTTTGAAATCTTTGATGATGGTGATCAAACGTACTGGGCGTCAGAGTATATTGCTGCTGACAGGATCATCGGCTTTGGCGGCCTTTCGACACCCGTGGTTGTTTATGAAAACAATGTCACAACCATAACTGCCCCGGATCCGCTGAACCGCAACCCGGTTTACACCGAAGTCGCGCCCGACAGTGCGCTCGAACTTACATGGACAAACCTTGATCCGGTCGCACCTGCAATAGATGTATGGGTGGATGTCCGTTTCGGAACTAGTCCGGATATGACAGCCAACTCTCAGATCGTCACTCAGGGTCTGAATGATACTTCAGCTACAGTCGATGTCTCAAGTGTTACCGAACCGACAACTTACTATTGGCAGGTGAATTCGTATGTCTACGGCGATCCGTCAGTGGTTGATTACAACGATCCGAACACTGCTGCAGAGATAGTCGAAGGCGAAGTTACACCATTTATCGTAACTCCTAATGTACCGCCTACAGTAGCCATTACTACACCACCGACAGCAACCTGGATCAATGAGCCGATAGACCTGCAGATTGAATTAGTTGATGACACGCCGTCGGAAGTAACCTATCTGTGGACATCGGATGATCCAAATGCGATCTTTGAACCAAGCAACACTGTAGCCGAACCTACTGTGAAGGTTGATTACCATTCAGGACCGTTTACAGTCACCGTTACAGTTGATGACGGATTCAACGATACTGATTCTGCAAGTGTTACCCACGATTGTGCGGAAAGCCCATGCCAGGCTGCTACTGCTGTTATCAACCTGGACGAGCAGTACGTAGGTGACATTGTCACAGACTGTAAGATTGACCTCGCTGACTTTGCTGCTCTGGCCAGTGGATGGCTCGCTGACTTTGCTTTAGATGGACCCACACCGATCCCGCAAGAAGAGTAA
- a CDS encoding sulfatase, translated as MNRRDFLKHVGLVSLCISGRLSAASESKPPNILFIFSDDHSLQTLGAYGSRMQAFIKKHKITPNIDRIAAEGVLFENSFVGNSICGPSRASLLTGKHSHLNGFKKNGDRFDPEQWTAVKALQRANYQTAVMGKWHLGTMPRGFDDYQVLPGQGTYYNPNFITKGSAEPVRKQGYCSDIIGDMTIDWLNRKRDESKPFFLCSWHKAPHRTWLPHPKHFRLLDGVDVPEPENLFDDYEGRTSAASQQEMTVRDHLNISADLKVTPPVATTPVQTIREKAPETKSMDPATFEEFRRMTQEQKKAWDAYYVPRNEEFKSKDLKGKELTRWKYQAYLKDYIKCIKAMDENVGRVLEYLNTSGLDKNTIVIYGSDQGFYNGEHGWYDKRWMYEESLRTPLIVKWPNVAKPGSRCKEMVQNIDYAPTLLEAAGVEIPEAVQGRSLVPLLRGEKPDDWRESILYTYYGNDIHAVKSHWGVRTERYKLIEFYRTGEWEFYDMKKDPLEMKSEYDNPEYQTVVQDMKNEFEKLKAQYQLEEPQAG; from the coding sequence ATGAATCGAAGAGATTTTTTGAAACACGTCGGACTGGTATCTTTGTGCATAAGCGGACGACTGTCTGCAGCGAGTGAAAGCAAGCCGCCCAATATCCTGTTCATCTTTTCTGATGACCATTCGCTGCAAACACTGGGCGCCTATGGGTCACGAATGCAGGCGTTTATCAAAAAGCACAAGATCACGCCTAATATTGACAGGATCGCCGCGGAGGGTGTGCTTTTCGAAAACAGCTTTGTGGGAAATTCCATTTGCGGGCCTAGCCGGGCCTCTCTTTTGACGGGCAAGCACAGCCATCTCAACGGCTTCAAGAAGAACGGTGACCGATTCGACCCCGAACAATGGACCGCAGTCAAGGCGCTTCAGCGGGCGAATTATCAAACCGCGGTTATGGGTAAATGGCATTTGGGTACGATGCCGAGAGGATTTGATGACTACCAGGTACTGCCGGGACAGGGAACATATTATAACCCTAATTTTATTACCAAAGGATCTGCGGAACCGGTTCGGAAGCAGGGTTACTGTTCAGATATCATTGGGGACATGACGATTGACTGGCTGAATCGGAAACGAGACGAATCCAAGCCTTTCTTTTTGTGCAGTTGGCACAAGGCCCCGCATCGGACATGGCTGCCGCACCCCAAGCATTTCCGCCTGCTCGATGGCGTAGATGTGCCGGAACCCGAAAACCTGTTTGACGATTACGAAGGCCGAACATCTGCAGCCAGTCAGCAGGAGATGACCGTCCGTGATCATCTGAATATTTCCGCGGACCTCAAAGTCACTCCTCCAGTTGCAACCACACCGGTCCAGACAATTCGGGAAAAGGCTCCTGAAACGAAATCAATGGACCCTGCAACATTCGAGGAATTCAGGCGAATGACGCAGGAACAGAAAAAAGCCTGGGACGCATACTATGTGCCGCGAAACGAGGAATTCAAATCTAAGGACCTAAAAGGCAAGGAGCTGACACGCTGGAAATACCAGGCGTATCTGAAGGATTACATCAAGTGCATCAAGGCCATGGACGAAAACGTCGGCCGGGTTCTGGAGTATCTGAATACGAGCGGGCTCGACAAAAATACGATAGTGATCTATGGTTCGGACCAGGGATTTTATAATGGCGAGCACGGCTGGTATGACAAGCGTTGGATGTATGAGGAATCGTTGCGAACCCCGCTTATTGTCAAGTGGCCGAATGTCGCGAAACCAGGCTCTCGCTGCAAGGAAATGGTGCAGAATATCGATTACGCGCCGACCCTTCTTGAGGCCGCCGGAGTGGAGATACCTGAAGCCGTGCAGGGCAGATCGCTGGTCCCCCTGCTGAGGGGCGAGAAGCCGGATGATTGGCGGGAGAGTATTCTGTATACTTATTACGGGAATGATATACATGCGGTGAAAAGTCACTGGGGCGTGCGGACGGAACGCTATAAATTGATCGAATTCTATCGAACGGGAGAATGGGAATTCTATGATATGAAGAAGGATCCGCTGGAGATGAAAAGTGAATACGACAACCCTGAATACCAGACTGTTGTCCAGGACATGAAAAACGAATTCGAAAAGCTGAAAGCGCAGTATCAGCTCGAAGAGCCACAAGCTGGCTAA
- a CDS encoding sulfatase: protein MKRANTSESARTGRLTRRDFMKTAAVTGLAMTGTARFTKAASKSDMPNIVLLFSDQHQADCLGFQDHPDVLTPNLDKLAKRGTVFNRAYCQDGVCVPSRMALMTGIYPRRLGCLHNPDVSSVMDEVVSLPSMLKKNGYYTAAFGKRHLKGAADKGWDYHRGHSKDETPGNSYWEWIEEQGYLDEFLHDWAAEFNGKYPIADLATRISRLPEDKTMEAFTAKETIKLIREQKDRDEPFFCWASFYRPHQPYNAQKRFLDEYDYSRWGKGTAEGDAIQKPPTLDQEPDALPPALEDWHEGKNRVWRLDKAAEDEQLYRFYIASYYALVTEIDHHVGAIMDALEEEGLLENTIVIYTSDHGDFAGRHGMVEKCAIGHNFYEETLRVPLIVSYPKNVKRQQVDDLVEMFDLYPTILELAGIDLPETKHGIDATSLGATLTGGQSEKRDYIVSENWSQATVITEDHKLGIWLDPTEYAKSWDFRSFGDMLVDRGDDPHEMHNQIENPKYAQISKQLRKYYADFTSRIPATGKSEIVRRAKPKVAN from the coding sequence ATGAAACGTGCTAATACCTCAGAATCTGCAAGAACGGGACGTCTTACAAGACGCGATTTCATGAAAACCGCGGCTGTAACAGGTCTGGCGATGACCGGCACAGCTCGCTTTACAAAGGCCGCGTCCAAAAGCGATATGCCTAATATTGTGCTGTTGTTCTCCGACCAGCATCAGGCGGACTGTCTTGGATTTCAGGATCACCCGGATGTGCTCACGCCGAATCTGGACAAGCTGGCAAAACGCGGGACAGTTTTCAACCGAGCGTATTGTCAGGACGGCGTGTGCGTGCCATCCCGCATGGCATTGATGACGGGCATTTATCCACGCAGATTGGGGTGTTTGCATAATCCGGATGTGTCAAGCGTGATGGATGAAGTTGTGTCTTTGCCTTCGATGCTTAAGAAGAACGGTTATTACACCGCAGCCTTCGGTAAACGGCATTTGAAGGGTGCTGCGGACAAGGGTTGGGATTATCATCGCGGTCACAGCAAAGACGAAACCCCCGGCAACAGTTATTGGGAATGGATCGAAGAACAGGGATACCTGGACGAGTTTTTACATGACTGGGCCGCTGAGTTTAATGGGAAGTATCCTATAGCGGATCTGGCAACGAGGATTTCCAGGCTGCCGGAAGATAAGACGATGGAGGCCTTTACCGCGAAGGAAACTATCAAGCTCATTCGCGAACAGAAGGATCGCGATGAACCGTTTTTCTGCTGGGCCTCGTTCTACCGTCCGCATCAGCCGTACAATGCGCAAAAACGGTTTCTGGATGAGTATGATTATTCCAGGTGGGGAAAAGGCACTGCTGAGGGAGACGCGATACAAAAGCCGCCGACACTGGATCAAGAGCCAGATGCTCTGCCCCCTGCTTTGGAGGATTGGCACGAAGGCAAGAACAGGGTGTGGCGACTTGATAAAGCAGCCGAGGATGAACAGCTTTACAGGTTTTACATCGCATCCTACTACGCACTTGTCACGGAGATCGATCATCATGTCGGGGCGATCATGGACGCACTCGAGGAAGAGGGGCTGCTCGAAAACACGATCGTCATTTATACCTCGGACCACGGGGATTTTGCAGGCAGGCACGGCATGGTGGAAAAATGTGCGATCGGGCATAACTTCTATGAGGAAACGCTGAGAGTACCGTTGATCGTTTCTTATCCAAAAAACGTTAAGCGGCAGCAGGTGGATGATCTTGTGGAAATGTTTGATCTGTATCCGACGATCCTGGAGCTTGCGGGTATCGACCTGCCTGAGACGAAGCACGGCATCGATGCTACTTCGCTTGGGGCAACGCTGACTGGGGGGCAATCTGAAAAACGCGACTACATAGTTTCGGAAAACTGGTCGCAGGCAACGGTAATCACTGAAGATCATAAACTCGGGATATGGCTCGATCCGACAGAATATGCGAAGAGCTGGGATTTCAGATCGTTTGGTGATATGCTGGTCGACCGAGGAGACGATCCGCATGAAATGCACAACCAGATCGAGAATCCGAAATATGCCCAAATCAGCAAGCAGCTCCGGAAATATTACGCAGATTTCACCAGCAGAATCCCTGCTACAGGAAAGAGCGAAATCGTACGCAGGGCCAAACCCAAGGTCGCGAACTGA
- a CDS encoding PEP-CTERM sorting domain-containing protein — MKKFIVLTCVMALAAVSSAATVWNPAGNGITPPDTGLWGDAANWTGGLPGDTEAKAVFNVPGAAEAQVAGSYSGFQVVQGDNNPGGVLRVLNGGTITTVSDNWSAVGYNDTAQLIVEAGGTFNFGQHAWIGLNDGAVGTVDIFGTVTVGSMLGLGWGGSTSQGFVNVYDGGLLALANIHGDGSSSIKHGSLLNINGTGKVTLLNDRIGTINDYAANGLIAGDGIIGNVEATYDEATNLTTVTVVPEPATLSLLGLGALAMLKRKRD, encoded by the coding sequence ATGAAAAAGTTTATTGTATTGACATGCGTAATGGCATTAGCTGCAGTCTCAAGTGCTGCGACTGTATGGAATCCGGCAGGCAATGGTATTACCCCGCCGGATACCGGCTTATGGGGCGATGCCGCTAACTGGACTGGCGGTCTTCCAGGTGATACCGAAGCCAAGGCTGTATTCAATGTCCCCGGTGCTGCCGAGGCCCAGGTAGCTGGCTCATACTCGGGCTTCCAGGTTGTTCAGGGCGACAATAATCCTGGCGGTGTACTCCGGGTCCTCAACGGAGGAACCATTACAACTGTCAGCGATAACTGGTCGGCAGTTGGATACAATGACACTGCACAACTGATCGTGGAAGCCGGCGGAACCTTTAACTTCGGTCAGCATGCCTGGATCGGTTTGAATGATGGTGCAGTCGGAACCGTTGACATCTTCGGAACCGTCACCGTCGGAAGTATGCTCGGTCTCGGATGGGGCGGATCGACTAGTCAGGGATTTGTCAACGTTTATGACGGCGGCCTTCTGGCTCTGGCCAATATTCATGGCGATGGATCCAGCTCTATAAAGCACGGCTCGCTGCTGAACATTAACGGAACTGGCAAGGTCACTCTTCTCAATGACCGCATCGGCACCATTAATGACTACGCTGCTAATGGTTTGATCGCAGGTGATGGCATTATCGGAAACGTGGAAGCAACATACGATGAAGCTACTAACCTGACAACTGTTACGGTGGTTCCCGAACCCGCTACACTGTCCCTGCTGGGTCTGGGAGCACTGGCAATGCTGAAAAGAAAGCGTGACTAA
- a CDS encoding metallophosphoesterase, giving the protein MRYWSLYLIRRQNFYLFFLLCLTFFSGCCLRPDSTSPGDQFDSRQKESIRFIVAADPQLFRGDKSDLVEAIQLINRLEPDFVVMCGDLVETPSNMEQIRAYKDAVTELSGDIPLYNLPGNHDLGRPVGSNNISTYQQHFGELWFDFEYGDGLFIGLCSDILADADAPMHGEHKKWLWDILDSPEAKKAENIFVFMHHPLYLNSPDEPGAYSNMPVGIRKELLEFFVQNGVQAVFSGHFHDNRINSYQGVDLITTNSITAPLGKIPAGFRVVEVRQERYEQTYYTTEELKKEIETLR; this is encoded by the coding sequence ATGAGATATTGGTCACTATACTTGATTCGTCGGCAGAATTTCTACTTATTCTTTTTGTTGTGTCTTACGTTTTTTTCGGGCTGCTGCCTTAGACCAGATTCAACTTCTCCGGGTGATCAATTCGATTCACGGCAGAAGGAGAGTATTCGGTTTATCGTTGCTGCGGACCCGCAACTGTTTCGCGGCGACAAAAGTGATCTGGTCGAAGCGATTCAATTGATCAATCGGCTGGAGCCGGATTTTGTGGTAATGTGCGGCGATCTCGTTGAAACGCCAAGCAACATGGAGCAGATCCGGGCATATAAAGATGCGGTCACTGAGCTTTCCGGCGACATACCTTTGTATAATCTGCCGGGGAACCATGACCTGGGACGCCCTGTCGGGAGCAACAACATATCTACTTATCAGCAGCATTTTGGTGAGCTGTGGTTTGATTTCGAATACGGTGACGGGCTTTTCATCGGACTTTGTTCGGACATTCTGGCTGATGCGGATGCGCCGATGCATGGGGAGCATAAGAAATGGCTTTGGGATATATTGGACAGCCCGGAGGCGAAGAAAGCGGAAAATATTTTCGTCTTCATGCATCACCCGCTGTACTTAAACTCGCCGGATGAGCCCGGGGCCTATTCCAACATGCCAGTCGGGATTCGGAAGGAGCTGTTGGAGTTTTTTGTACAAAACGGTGTTCAGGCGGTATTTTCCGGCCATTTTCATGACAACAGGATCAATAGTTACCAGGGCGTGGACCTGATCACGACGAACTCGATTACCGCTCCGCTGGGTAAGATCCCTGCAGGTTTCCGCGTGGTGGAAGTAAGGCAAGAACGTTATGAGCAGACATACTATACTACCGAGGAACTTAAGAAGGAAATTGAAACATTGCGATAA